The Oenanthe melanoleuca isolate GR-GAL-2019-014 chromosome 1A, OMel1.0, whole genome shotgun sequence genome contains a region encoding:
- the ADSL gene encoding adenylosuccinate lyase produces MAAPALQEDVMARYRSPLVSRYASAEMAYNFSERKKFGTWRRLWLYLAQAEKSLGLPITDEQIREMEANLDNIDFEMAAEEEKKLRHDVMAHVHTFAHCCPKAAAIIHLGATSCYVGDNTDLIVLRDGFNLLLPKLARVISRLADFAEKYADMPALGFTHYQPAQLTTVGKRCCLWIQDLCMDLQNLERARDDLRFRGVKGTTGTQASFLQLFEGDHSKVEELDRLVTAKAGFKRAYMVTGQTYSRKVDIGVLAVLASLGASIHKICTDIRLLANLKEIEEPFEKDQIGSSAMPYKRNPMRSERCCSLARHLMTLVMDPLQTAAVQWFERTLDDSANRRVCLAEAFLTADIILSTLQNISEGLVVYPKVIERRIRQELPFMATENIIMAMVKAGGNRQDCHEKIRVLSQQAAAVVKQEGGDNDFIARVRADPYFSPIHKQLESLLDPSSFTGRAPQQVAKFLKEEVRPALVPYQSKMGGKIELAL; encoded by the exons aTGGCGGCCCCCGCCCTGCAGGAGGACGTGATGGCGCGCTACCGCTCCCCGCTCGTGTCGCGCTACGCCAGCGCCGAGATGGCCTACAACTTCAGCGAGAGGAAGAAGTTCGGCACCTGGCGCCGCCTCTGGCTCTACCTCGCCCAGGCTGAGAAG TCACTTGGGCTTCCAATCACAGATGAGCAGATACGGGAGATGGAAGCAAATCTGGACAACATTGACTTTGAgatggcagcagaggaggagaagaagcTGCGTCACGATGTGATGGCCCACGTGCACACCTTTGCCCACTGCTGTCCAAAAGCTGCAGCCATCATTCACCTTGGAGCAACTTCCTGCTACGTAGGGGATAACACG GATTTGATTGTCCTCCGTGATGGGTTTAACCTCCTGCTACCCAAG CTCGCAAGGGTGATCAGCCGGCTGGCCGACTTTGCTGAGAAGTATGCTGACATGCCTGCTTTGGGCTTCACTCACTACCA ACCTGCCCAGCTCACCACTGTGGGGAAGCGCTGCTGCTTGTGGATTCAGGACTTGTGCATGGacctgcagaacctggagcgGGCTCGGGATGACCTGCGCTTCCGGGGTGTGAAAGGCACCACTGGCACTCAAGCCAGCTTCTTGCAGCTCTTTGAGGGAGACCACAGTAAA GTTGAAGAGCTGGACAGATTAGTGACTGCAAAGGCAGGATTTAAGCG GGCTTACATGGTCACAGGGCAGACCTACAGTCGCAAGGTGGATATTGgagtcctggctgtgctggccagtCTGGGGGCTTCTATACACAAG ATTTGCACTGACATTCGTCTTTTGGCCAACCTGAAGGAGATAGAGGAGCCTTTTGAGAAAGACCAGATTG GCTCGAGTGCCATGCCTTACAAGAGGAACCCGATGCGCTCGGAGCGCTGCTGCAGCCTCGCTCGGCACCTGATGACGCTGGTGATGGATCCCCTCCAAACGGCCGCCGTGCAGTGGTTTGAGAGAACGCTGGATGACAGTGCCAACAG GCGCGTGTGTCTGGCTGAGGCTTTCCTCACAGCTGACATCATTCTAAGCACACTGCAGAACATCTCCGAGGGACTCGTGGTGTATCCAAAG GTGATTGAGAGAAGGATCCGGCAGGAGCTGCCATTCATGGCCACAGAGAATATAATCATGGCAATGGTGAAGGCTGGGGGCAATCGCCAG GATTGCCATGAGAAAATCCGTGTTCTCTctcagcaagcagcagctgttGTGAAGCAGGAAGGGGGTGACAATGACTTCATTGCCCGTGTCCGTGCTGATCCTTACTTCAGCCCTATCCATAAACAACTTGAAAGCCTGTTGGATCCCTCCTCCTTCACTGGACGTGCTCCTCAACAG GTGGCAAAGTTCCTGAAGGAGGAGGTTCGACCAGCGCTGGTTCCATACCAAAGCAAGATGGGTGGGAAAATTGAACTGGCACTTTAG